The Vidua macroura isolate BioBank_ID:100142 chromosome 4, ASM2450914v1, whole genome shotgun sequence genome window below encodes:
- the LOC128806385 gene encoding homeobox protein EMX1-like yields MFQPSAKRCFTIESLVGKDTPLGPEDPPRPAALAYPGPAAAADAAAFAPGFQGAAGRALYGSAELVFPEAVGHPALPVGPPQLGGSALPHPHPFFGPQHRDPLNFYPWVLRNRFFGHRFQGSEVSQESLLLHGPFARKPKRIRTAFSPSQLLRLERAFEKNHYVVGAERKQLASSLSLSETQVKVWFQNRRTKYKRQKLEEEGPDSDQKKKGSHHINRWRLATKQSSGEDIDVTSND; encoded by the exons ATGTTCCAGCCGTCTGCGAAGCGCTGCTTCACCATCGAGTCCCTGGTGGGCAAGGACACCCCCCTGGGCCCCGAGGaccccccgcgccccgccgccctCGCCtaccccggccccgccgccgccgccgacGCCGCCGCCTTCGCCCCCGGCTTCCAGGGAGCCGCCGGCCGGGCCCTGTACGGCAGCGCCGAGCTCGTCTTCCCCGAGGCCGTGGGGCACCCGGCGCTGCCCGTCGGGCCCCCCCAGCTGGGGGGCTCGGCCCTGCCGCACCCGCACCCCTTCTTCGGGCCGCAGCACCGCGACCCGCTCAACTTTTACCCCTGGGTGCTGCGGAACCGCTTCTTCGGCCACCGCTTCCAAG GGAGCGAGGTGTCCCAGGAGAGCCTCCTGCTGCACGGCCCCTTCGCCCGCAAGCCCAAGCGCATCCGCACGGCCTTTTCCCCGTCGCAGCTGCTGCGCCTGGAGAGGGCCTTCGAGAAGAACCACTACGTGGTGGGCGCCGAGCGCAAGCAGCTGGccagcagcctcagcctctCCGAGACGCAG GTGAAAGTGTGGTTCCAGAACAGGCGGACGAAATACAAACGGcagaagctggaggaggagggccCCGACTCGGACCAGAAGAAGAAGGGCTCGCACCACATCAACCGATGGCGCCTCGCCACCAAGCAGTCGAGCGGAGAAGACATCGACGTCACCTCCAACGACTAA